The Parambassis ranga chromosome 13, fParRan2.1, whole genome shotgun sequence genome contains the following window.
TGAACACGGCTGCTAAAATGTAAGATTCTATATATAttaaatgaaaaacaataaaGGGTTTGATTTCAGGCAACGTAAACTAATCAGAACTCATCATTAGAAAGGAGCctgatacttttttttttaactttttcttttcatgaTTGCATGTTTAAATAATGAATTGTTAACTAACCATCTAAACCAAGTCTCATCACAGGGTCTGGCAATGAAACTCAAAGGAAAGCAGATGCACCACTACATTCTACAGCTTTCCTCTTTATTATACAATCAAGGGCCACATTGAAATCTTTTACCAACCTAGATTTAACAGCATCAACAAAAACTACTTCAGTTGCATTCCAAATGGCAACTATCAAAAAGTAAACTTACTGTAACATACATATTAAATAGTGTATAGTCCATGCAAATAGCGCACGGCCGGTTTTGCATTGTTATGGTATGTCGTTATTAGTGTATGGGAGACATCAGCCACCACTGCATTTCCGATTCAGGTTCAGGGAGAAGATCTCCTCAATACCCATCAGAAACGTCTCAGCCAGACTTAAAGAGCAAGATTGCCACTTGGCCCAAGTAGAAGTAGATGAAGTGCTTTGTCTCGTGGGTGACGTAGCTGCCAAAGTTCCTCCCGACGATGCAGTGCCAGGTAGGGTTATACTTCTTGTCAAactcctggaaaaaaaagtcaaagagaTGCCGATCAACATCCAAAACCAGTGGTTCAAATGCAGTTTCATGGCTGTGGTAGATAAGGTAAGAGGTGTTTTTCAACTGCAGGAACTTGGGGCCAACATAAGGATGTGTAACTTTATAGTAACAGCTACAGATTGGTGTTGCCGTGTCAAATCCACCAGGCCCTGTGGCTGACAAATTAATCCATATATCCCTAATACAAAGCCTAGCATTCTTGTCAGGATCTGGAAGAGCTCTTATGGGGGAAGTTCTTGAAGTGAGACCAAACATAAAGGTGCAATATAGGTATAATTAGATATAATATATCATTAAAGATGTATCACCTAATCAATGGGCTAACTGTCCTCAGGGGGAAAGCAGAGGTTTTACATTCAGCTGTTGAAAACATACCAATAGCAGCTGATTTATAGGCTGATTACCAGTACTGCAAACTTAGATTTAAGCACTTTCTGAGCAATATTTAATTAAGATAAAACTGTATTGATCAAAGGAGATCCATCCGCTCATCTATTAATAATCAGAGGTTTCAACAGAATATATTGCAGGCAAGTGTGGATGAGTATTTAAAGCCTCTAATGGAAATATGCTGCAAAAAATACCATGTGAGGAAAGCAAGTCACACCAGAGGGTTCACTAAATATAGTCCTTTATGAAACAGCTACAGTAATAATTTACAACTGTTTAAGTTTTGGTAAATATAATAGTGAAGCTGAATTCACCCACAAAATGTGAGTATTCTGCTAATGGATGCTGGTTAGTCAGTTCCGAGCATGAGTGGAGATCTTGGAGATCTGACTGCTGTCAGAGAATTTCTatgactctgctgctgctggtccttCAGTGTGTGAAATCATAGTGGCGACGACCGGAAAGTAGCTTGCTGTGCATGTCATCACTTCATCATCAGAAGGGCACTTAATACAATAAAATTCTGTATCAAATGTgtaacttttttgttttgtttcagccCTTTCTATATCACACTTAGACGTTTTAAACCCCTGAGCTCCATAGGCCCTGGTTCCTTTTGGTCACCCGTCAATTCATTTCCTTCTTATAAAAAGCCTTTTATTGTGTGTTCGATGCTGTTTATCTTTTTCATTTGGTGCATTAAATTGGATTTTTTGACAGGCTTACAAATGAGCTGCACAGTTTAAGTTTGGGAAATCAGAGTGCATAAAAATGTGCCTTTCTCTTTGGTGGCAGTTGTACACAAGTTGCCTTGagggaaaagaaataaaagaaaccTTGGATCTGGTTATCGCCACTAAAAATAGATCTGAGTAAATTTGCAGATCATGTGTGTTTGAAGGCTTCATGAGGATCCATCCTCTTGTGCCTGCAGCTCTGGTCTGTCTCACCTTCTTGATGTAGGCTGCGATGTCTTTCTCTATGTTGTACTTCTCCATGGCCTGGGTGGCACAGTCCACGGCGTCCTGCTGCATGTCTTCGGACATGTCTGCGTTCTTGATCACAGCTTTCCTGTCAGTCATGgttgaggatgatgatgatgcctgAAAGAGAGAAGGGCGCACGTTCAGTCAGACGCAGCGCACTGAAAACGAACATCGcacgtggtggtggtggtgctggtgatGAAGATGGTTTAGGCCAGCCGGACCATCGCACAGAGAACAGACCGTTTAAACACACTGTTATCAATCATTTACACTGATCTGCACTCAGAACTTGTGCTTCTGTATTTCTGGCTGCATTCTTGACTAAACGATGACTTGAGCGTTGCATAGATTGGCTGCGAAACTTGATACAGGTGGAGTTAAATTACTTGGCAAAATCACTTTAGGATAAAAGCAGCTCCTGCACCAGGAGAGCCAAAGTACCCTAATGGATCTGTGTGCTGTAATGTTAGTCAGGTCAATACAAGTCTTCACAGCTAACCAGTCGAAATACATTAAGACGTACAGTAAAAACATCACCATCACAAACTCGAGGCAGGAAAAATAAGTCAATCTTTTCCagatttaaaacaataaatctgCATCTCACCTTTTTCTCGAGCCGCCTGAAAATCTCCCAAATAATATCTTTCACCCAGCCACAGAGGGTTAGGTTTAGATGCTGCTGCGGCTAATTGCTTTTTAAAGATTTACACAATAAGCATGTAGGTAGGTTGTCGCTCTGCTGTGCTCCCGAAAAAAAACGCTCCCCGCCCCTCTGCTGCATGCTGCACTCTGCCATTGGCTGCGCCGCAGCCTCCCGGTGTGTTGCAAGCGTTTTTCTCCAGCTCCAGTCTGCCGGCATCTTATTtcatcccacaatgcatcattcGCAGTACACACCAACCGACTGTGGGCTAAGAGGAAACGAGACCTTGGCCGTAGGTAGGCAGGAAGGCCGAGCTGGGCCGAGCGTAAAAAGGTTTTTTCATCAGTCACCGTCACAGCTGAGACAGTGAAGCTTTGAACACTGAGCCATGAAATGGGATCTGCTGCGACTACACTGCTGGCTTCATTCATTTTTGCTTTTGAATGTATTTATGATCATTAAATTGAGTTTAtgttacaaataaaaacaaactaaaatgacttttgtttgaaagtgttttattgaaaatgctaaggagaaaaaaagattaagcaaaacaaaacattacaaactACACCCAAAAAGAAACCCGTTCCCAACCTCCCCAATTTTTAATTCCTTCATACCAGGCATCTACGACTCCATCCTTTGATCCAACTTCCTGGTCCTCAGTTTGGTTTTCTTGTAAAATAAAGCCATAATGACTGAGAAAAACTTGACGAGCCTAATTGAGGGAAAAAGTTGCTCTGGGACTCCTGTGTTAATTAGTTCTGACATCAACTCATTTGAATCCTGGAAAACTGATCCCGTTCCGAGCATCCATCCTTGCCTATCCCTTCCCTAATCGATCCACTCATCCAGCTCCAAGGATTGGGATCCACTGAGCCACTCCTCCAATCAAAACCTTGAAATACCAGGAAGAAAATCAGAGGCAGACCGTTAGAATAATATGTCAAAATTTTGGGCCTAATTTTTTTCCATGTCAGAtcaagtaaaagaaaaaaagccactGAGCACAAAGACTATCCCTGAAGTTAAAGCATTTTAAACCAATGAGGAcatttcagttaaaaaaaagggtCGCGGGGACgcttggaggggggggggggacaaaaaaaaaagtttttacatTTGACAGCCAAGATGTTACACTTACATCACAACACTTGATCTAGGACTGCTTATTCTGTCACAGGCCAGAGTAGCATGTTAAAAACTGTATATATATCATAATATAACAGAGTACAGCACATATGGCTTTGTTAAATGACATGCATGATATGGCAACCGATCAAAACGTTCAATTTTATGGAATATGAAGCGTACCATTGCCTTGACCTCATTGCTCCTAGATGTCCTATCCTGACCATACAAATGAAATGTTCTCCACAATGGTTTTATTCCAAATCACTTTAATCCTTCTCTTCAGATGTCTAAAGGAAGACACAAGGGTAAAATACAGTTAAGTATTGGGCTACCCATCCCCAAAAACCCACCCCACACATCCAATGAGAGAggctattaaaaaaataaagaaaaaaaacaaacaaacaatcttCAACACTTGCAAAAACATTGAGTGCCACTCATAACGACTCAACATTTTTGAAGTTCAACACGGCACAATTTCTACTGTTGCAAAAATTGAGGACAGAAAGAAGGGCAGAGAACGGAAGGACAAAGAAGTTGGTGGGGGAAGAGGCTAGAGGCTGAAAGAGGGGACATGGGTTAGGGGATACATCTACATACCAAGATCATCCACAAGGACATCGGGACAAGAAACgcaaaaattaaaaatcaataGCTGACATCTGGAGAAACTCATAAGAGGTAAAAACAGGAGGGTACATCAAAAGGGCAAAACATCGGCGGTAGAAAGGCTTAGGAACGGGAGCGAGAGCGGCTGTGACGAGGCGAGTAGCGGGGCGATCCTCTGCCACGGCCACGGGAATTGCTGCGACTGCGGCTGGCGCTGCGACTCCTGCTTCTGCTCCGGCTGCCACGGCTGCGAGAGCGTGATCTTCCGTAACTTGGGCTGCGGGGACCATCTAATTTCACACGAATGTAAGCAGTCTCTCCCTGGCAGACACAAAAGAACTTGACATTGAAAAGGCAACATTCCCGCCTGTGGTAGAATTGCCATAGATGGACTTTAAAAGGGCCGGGTGTTAtctgaaaacatgttttctgaaatACTCACCTCCGACACAGCAAAGCAACATTATCCATGATAATCCATGATGCAATAATCAAATCAGTACACATACCTCATGCGAGCGGAATTTGGTGTTGTCCAGCTTTCGAACGGCATAGGTCATGTCCTCTTTGCGCACAAACTCTACAACTCCAGTGCCGTCTCTGTAAACATCAGCGTAGCACACGTCGCCAGCCTCGCGCATGTG
Protein-coding sequences here:
- the dynll2a gene encoding dynein, light chain, LC8-type 2a is translated as MTDRKAVIKNADMSEDMQQDAVDCATQAMEKYNIEKDIAAYIKKEFDKKYNPTWHCIVGRNFGSYVTHETKHFIYFYLGQVAILLFKSG